A portion of the Roseofilum capinflatum BLCC-M114 genome contains these proteins:
- a CDS encoding ATP-binding protein, translating into MTLLMKNLVKGIVKERRDYNTWVANETLEDYSLRYAPKSFRKWSEFLVANTALGGISFLALEAIGASLLINYGFTNAFWAILFSGLIIFLAGVPITYYAAKYSIDMDLLTRGAGFGYIGSTLTSLVYASFTFIFFALEAAIMAQALELYFHLPLAWGYLVCSVVIIPLVFYGVTLINQLQLWTQPIWLCLMISPYVFVAYKEPGAFQYWLDFAGHSASGTGFNSLLFGSAATVSLAMIAQLGEQVDYLRFLPEKTSENAWKWWLAVLAAGPGWVFLGMAKQLGGSFLAALAIAHGLAESEAKQPIQMYLGGFADMFDDPGVVLAVATLFVIISQVKINVTNAYGGSLAWSNFFSRVTHSHPGRVVWLVFNVTIALLLMELGVFETLEAVLGLYSNVAIAWIGALVADLVINKPLKLSPSYIEFKRAYLYNINPVGFGSMAIASAVAIIAFLGLLGPYLQAYSAFLALGIALILSPLLAWITQGKYYIARTNELRDRINLSPSLIQCSICEQHYEPADSAYCPIYQGHICSLCCTLEAHCHDACKHTAETQLFWFSQGWISPIGQHFSPQFLKRVIRFLGGFFLLAGTSGAVLGLVFFFGVWESAQVPAEEIPFITTLFLKIYSLLLVLCAVGAWWFVLSEESQELAEEELDKQNLQLQAEIEERERTQFALQELTHQLEQRVAERTAELSTTLQQLKRTQSQLVQTEKMSSLGQLVAGIAHEINNPVNFIYGNLIHAVDYVDDLLKLLDAYEQELEHPSQKLTALKDELEIGFIREDLPELLQSMQVGTNRIRQIVLSLRVFSRLDESDFKVVDIHDGIESALMILGNRLNQTPTNPGIKVIRNYEKLPLIECYPGQLNQVFMNILVNALDIFEEQNKCRSWEELVQSPNQITITTEIQQPHWVSIAIADNGPGIPASIQPKIFDAFFTTKPVGNGTGLGLSISYEIIVKKHHGQLSCFSDVGKGTRFIIEIPIRQNH; encoded by the coding sequence ATGACTCTGTTGATGAAGAATCTGGTTAAAGGCATCGTTAAAGAGCGGCGAGATTATAATACTTGGGTAGCCAATGAAACCCTAGAAGATTATTCTCTGCGCTATGCCCCCAAATCTTTCCGTAAATGGTCGGAGTTTTTGGTGGCAAATACGGCGCTTGGGGGGATCTCTTTTCTGGCATTGGAGGCGATCGGAGCTTCTTTATTAATCAATTATGGATTTACCAATGCATTTTGGGCGATTTTATTTTCAGGCTTAATTATTTTTCTGGCGGGTGTGCCCATTACCTATTATGCCGCCAAATACAGTATTGATATGGATTTGTTGACCAGGGGTGCAGGATTTGGCTATATCGGCTCAACCCTTACGTCCTTGGTTTATGCTTCGTTTACCTTTATTTTCTTTGCCTTAGAAGCGGCAATTATGGCCCAAGCCTTGGAGTTATATTTTCATTTACCCTTGGCTTGGGGCTATTTGGTCTGTTCGGTGGTGATTATTCCCTTAGTTTTCTATGGGGTGACGTTGATTAATCAGTTGCAACTGTGGACGCAGCCGATTTGGTTATGTTTGATGATTTCGCCCTATGTTTTTGTGGCCTATAAGGAGCCGGGGGCATTTCAATATTGGCTTGATTTTGCCGGACATTCAGCGAGTGGAACGGGGTTCAATTCCCTGTTGTTTGGGTCAGCAGCAACGGTGTCTTTGGCTATGATTGCCCAGTTAGGAGAACAGGTGGATTATTTACGGTTTTTGCCGGAAAAGACCTCGGAAAATGCTTGGAAATGGTGGTTAGCTGTGTTAGCAGCAGGGCCGGGTTGGGTGTTTTTGGGCATGGCGAAACAGTTAGGGGGGTCTTTTTTAGCAGCTTTGGCGATCGCCCATGGATTGGCCGAAAGTGAAGCTAAACAACCGATTCAAATGTATCTGGGTGGGTTTGCGGATATGTTTGACGATCCGGGGGTAGTGTTGGCCGTGGCGACCCTATTTGTGATAATTTCTCAAGTGAAAATTAATGTTACCAATGCCTATGGAGGATCGTTGGCTTGGTCTAATTTTTTCTCCCGTGTGACCCATTCTCATCCGGGGCGGGTAGTCTGGTTAGTGTTTAATGTGACGATCGCCCTGCTGCTGATGGAATTAGGCGTATTTGAGACTCTGGAGGCGGTTTTGGGGCTATATTCCAATGTGGCGATCGCCTGGATCGGGGCATTAGTCGCCGATTTAGTCATTAATAAACCCCTGAAACTCAGCCCTTCCTATATCGAGTTTAAGCGAGCCTATCTCTACAATATCAATCCCGTCGGCTTTGGTTCCATGGCGATCGCCTCCGCAGTTGCCATTATCGCCTTTCTGGGACTCTTGGGCCCTTATCTGCAAGCCTATTCCGCCTTTTTAGCCTTGGGCATTGCCCTGATTTTATCGCCCCTATTGGCTTGGATAACCCAGGGAAAATATTATATCGCCCGTACAAACGAACTCCGCGATCGCATCAACCTCAGTCCCTCCCTGATTCAATGCTCCATTTGCGAACAGCACTACGAACCGGCCGATAGTGCCTATTGTCCCATTTATCAGGGCCACATTTGTTCCCTCTGTTGCACCCTAGAAGCCCATTGTCATGATGCCTGTAAGCATACCGCAGAAACTCAATTGTTCTGGTTTTCCCAGGGGTGGATCTCCCCAATTGGACAACACTTTTCTCCCCAATTTCTCAAACGGGTTATCCGCTTTTTAGGCGGCTTTTTCCTCTTAGCCGGAACCAGTGGAGCCGTCTTAGGTTTAGTCTTCTTCTTTGGAGTGTGGGAATCTGCCCAGGTTCCAGCCGAAGAGATTCCCTTCATTACCACTCTGTTCTTAAAAATCTATTCTTTACTCTTAGTCCTATGTGCAGTGGGAGCTTGGTGGTTTGTCCTAAGTGAAGAAAGTCAAGAGTTAGCCGAAGAAGAATTAGACAAGCAAAATTTACAATTACAAGCGGAAATTGAAGAACGGGAACGCACCCAATTCGCTCTACAAGAGTTAACCCATCAACTCGAACAACGAGTCGCGGAACGAACCGCCGAGTTATCGACAACTTTACAGCAGCTCAAACGCACTCAAAGCCAATTGGTACAAACCGAAAAAATGTCTAGTTTGGGTCAATTAGTGGCAGGAATTGCCCACGAGATCAATAATCCAGTTAATTTCATTTACGGCAATCTAATCCATGCCGTTGATTATGTGGATGATTTATTAAAATTACTTGATGCTTACGAACAGGAATTAGAACATCCAAGCCAAAAACTGACCGCATTAAAAGATGAATTGGAGATTGGATTTATTCGTGAAGACTTGCCTGAACTGTTACAGTCTATGCAGGTGGGAACTAATCGCATTCGGCAAATTGTTTTGTCTTTACGGGTGTTTTCCCGGTTAGATGAATCTGATTTCAAGGTTGTGGATATCCATGATGGGATTGAAAGTGCATTGATGATTTTGGGGAATCGATTGAATCAAACCCCTACAAATCCAGGGATTAAAGTGATTCGGAACTATGAAAAATTGCCCTTGATTGAATGCTATCCAGGACAGCTTAATCAGGTGTTTATGAATATTTTAGTGAATGCACTTGATATTTTTGAAGAGCAGAATAAATGCCGATCTTGGGAGGAACTGGTTCAATCTCCCAATCAAATTACAATTACGACTGAGATCCAACAGCCCCATTGGGTTTCGATTGCGATCGCCGATAATGGGCCAGGAATTCCTGCATCGATTCAGCCTAAAATTTTTGATGCCTTTTTTACAACCAAACCGGTGGGTAATGGCACGGGTTTAGGCTTATCGATTAGTTATGAAATTATTGTGAAAAAACATCATGGACAGTTAAGCTGTTTCTCGGATGTGGGCAAGGGAACAAGGTTTATCATTGAAATTCCGATACGGCAGAATCATTAA
- the mtnA gene encoding S-methyl-5-thioribose-1-phosphate isomerase, translating into MVCNTPVYPVRWDRDYQCVILIDQTCLPGEYTTVSIRNSSEMARAIKTMIVRGAPAIGVSAAYGMALGAREIQTQERALFLEQLEAVAERLKQTRPTAVNLFWAIQRMLETARNISGSVGEIQSQLLAEAEQIQQEDIQTCQAIGEEGVKVLPDTPDRLNLLTHCNAGALATAGYGTALGVVRSAWAQGRLKRVYADETRPRLQGAKLTAWECVQEGIPVTVITDNMAAHCMQQGRIDAVVVGADRISANGDTANKIGTYSVALAAKAHNIPFYVAAPLSTVDFKLADGGEIPIEERDSQEVAQVGETQITPAGVEYYNPAFDVTPAALIAGIITEKGAVAPQDLINLKE; encoded by the coding sequence ATGGTTTGCAATACTCCGGTTTATCCTGTGCGTTGGGATCGAGACTATCAATGCGTGATTCTGATCGATCAAACTTGCCTACCGGGAGAATATACAACGGTGAGCATTCGTAACTCATCTGAGATGGCACGGGCGATTAAAACAATGATTGTGCGAGGCGCTCCGGCGATCGGAGTTTCGGCAGCTTATGGCATGGCTTTAGGAGCGCGGGAAATTCAAACTCAAGAGCGTGCCCTGTTTCTGGAGCAACTCGAAGCAGTGGCGGAAAGGCTCAAACAAACTCGCCCAACGGCGGTGAATTTGTTTTGGGCTATTCAACGGATGTTAGAAACGGCTCGGAATATATCCGGTTCTGTCGGGGAAATTCAGTCCCAATTGTTGGCTGAGGCTGAACAGATCCAACAAGAGGATATACAGACTTGTCAGGCGATCGGAGAAGAGGGGGTTAAAGTATTACCAGATACGCCAGATCGGTTAAATCTGTTAACTCACTGCAATGCCGGGGCTTTGGCTACAGCCGGGTATGGAACAGCTTTAGGGGTGGTGAGAAGTGCTTGGGCACAGGGACGGTTGAAGCGTGTCTATGCGGACGAAACTCGCCCCCGGTTGCAAGGGGCAAAGTTGACGGCTTGGGAATGCGTGCAAGAAGGAATACCGGTTACGGTGATTACGGATAATATGGCGGCCCATTGTATGCAACAAGGTAGGATTGATGCAGTCGTAGTGGGAGCCGATCGCATTAGCGCCAATGGGGATACGGCCAATAAAATTGGAACCTATAGTGTGGCTCTGGCGGCGAAAGCTCACAATATTCCGTTTTATGTTGCGGCTCCCCTGTCTACCGTGGATTTTAAGTTAGCCGATGGCGGAGAAATTCCGATCGAAGAGCGCGATAGTCAAGAAGTGGCGCAAGTGGGAGAAACCCAGATTACACCAGCCGGTGTGGAGTATTATAATCCCGCGTTTGATGTTACTCCTGCGGCGTTGATTGCAGGGATTATTACGGAAAAAGGGGCAGTTGCGCCCCAGGATTTAATTAATCTGAAGGAGTAG